From a single candidate division WOR-3 bacterium genomic region:
- a CDS encoding V-type ATP synthase subunit K, with translation MVESYGLAIAIAGGALAAILGGIGSAIGIGYAAQAANGVLSEDPEKFGSLLILVALPGTQGVYGFIGAFIVLQKIGIFGGEVVTLSMQQGLQIFFAALPVAIAAIASAIWQGKVCTAGVEMVAKRPTEAAKAMIYGILVEFYAVLGLIVTILAVVQMKI, from the coding sequence ATGGTCGAATCTTATGGTTTAGCAATAGCAATCGCAGGTGGTGCGCTGGCGGCAATACTCGGAGGAATCGGTTCGGCAATAGGCATCGGCTACGCTGCTCAAGCTGCCAACGGAGTCTTGAGTGAAGATCCAGAAAAATTCGGTAGTCTGTTGATCCTCGTCGCACTGCCCGGTACACAAGGCGTGTATGGTTTTATCGGCGCGTTCATAGTTTTGCAGAAAATCGGAATATTCGGAGGCGAAGTCGTCACACTATCTATGCAACAGGGTCTGCAAATATTCTTCGCGGCTCTACCCGTGGCAATTGCCGCAATCGCGTCCGCAATCTGGCAGGGAAAGGTCTGTACTGCCGGGGTCGAGATGGTTGCGAAGAGACCAACTGAAGCGGCCAAAGCAATGATCTACGGGATTCTCGTAGAGTTCTATGCAGTTTTGGGGTTGATCGTTACAATCCTGGCAGTTGTCCAGATGAAGATCTAA
- the lgt gene encoding prolipoprotein diacylglyceryl transferase has protein sequence MRPVLIEVGGIAIPAYGVMLAVSFLAALWYVKRKAPRFDISPVIIENLAFYVMLGVVIGGRLLYVIFHWTQYQNDLLGAIRIWEGGMMFFGGFLGGFMLGALYMRKQKISIYRMSDLVAPSLGLGLFFTRIGCFLNGCCFGEPSVLPWAMRFPPECVAGTSPIGTQPLHPAQLYESAFGLALFFFLNNRLGKSERKGAVFAQFLIFYGVFRFGIDLIRYYENSANYWINQVIALGLIIAGIVMFIRPVKKPS, from the coding sequence ATGAGACCCGTTTTGATAGAGGTTGGCGGGATCGCGATCCCGGCTTACGGCGTAATGCTTGCGGTCTCTTTTCTCGCCGCACTCTGGTATGTAAAACGTAAAGCCCCAAGGTTCGATATCTCGCCAGTGATAATCGAAAATCTGGCATTCTATGTTATGCTCGGTGTCGTTATCGGGGGCCGTCTGCTCTATGTGATATTCCACTGGACGCAATATCAGAATGACCTGCTCGGTGCAATCCGGATATGGGAAGGTGGAATGATGTTCTTCGGAGGATTCCTTGGTGGATTCATGCTCGGCGCACTGTATATGCGGAAACAGAAAATCTCCATTTACAGAATGTCGGATTTGGTTGCACCGTCGCTGGGCCTCGGGTTGTTCTTCACGCGCATCGGATGTTTTCTTAACGGCTGTTGCTTTGGTGAACCATCGGTACTGCCTTGGGCAATGCGTTTCCCGCCCGAATGCGTGGCCGGGACTTCGCCGATCGGCACACAGCCGCTCCATCCTGCACAACTCTACGAATCAGCCTTCGGTCTGGCGCTGTTCTTCTTTCTGAACAACCGGCTTGGTAAATCTGAGCGCAAGGGCGCTGTTTTTGCCCAGTTTTTGATATTCTACGGCGTTTTCCGTTTCGGAATCGACCTGATACGTTACTATGAAAACAGCGCTAATTATTGGATTAATCAAGTCATCGCCCTGGGGTTGATCATCGCTGGAATAGTAATGTTCATCCGTCCCGTCAAAAAACCGTCTTGA
- the ychF gene encoding redox-regulated ATPase YchF: protein MKIGIVGLPNVGKSSLFNLLTKAGAQVANFPFTTIDRNVGMVMIQDERLEHIVEITKSPKMRYASIEFVDIAGLIKDAHKGEGLGNKFLSHIRDVDCIVHVLRCFEAPDVAHTSAELSPEGDYSVVRTELLLADLEIVERRIEKIKKAAEFREELQKLDSIKDELVQGNIPSETHEGIPLLTTKKEIVLLNLDDEGKFVTEHEGYRISVKLEEETGDFSDEERIELRQDAGVDPRGIDGLVRMCMEELSIILFYTIKGEEARAWPVARGIRVIDAAGKIHTDMQKGFIKAEVLAYDDFIRAGGFGEGQNRGYTKIEGKEYVVHDGDIILVKFRG, encoded by the coding sequence ATGAAGATTGGTATTGTCGGATTGCCCAATGTTGGTAAATCCAGCCTCTTCAATCTGCTAACAAAGGCCGGTGCCCAGGTGGCAAATTTCCCTTTTACCACGATAGATAGAAATGTAGGTATGGTTATGATTCAGGACGAGCGCCTTGAGCATATTGTGGAGATCACAAAATCCCCCAAGATGAGATACGCCAGCATTGAGTTCGTGGATATCGCCGGTCTTATCAAAGATGCGCATAAGGGTGAAGGTCTGGGCAATAAGTTTCTCTCTCACATCCGGGATGTTGATTGCATCGTACACGTTTTGAGGTGCTTCGAAGCACCCGATGTTGCGCATACTTCGGCTGAGCTGTCGCCAGAAGGTGATTATTCAGTGGTTCGCACGGAATTGCTGCTTGCAGATCTGGAAATTGTAGAAAGGCGTATTGAGAAAATAAAAAAAGCGGCGGAATTTCGTGAAGAACTCCAGAAACTGGATAGCATTAAAGATGAACTAGTTCAAGGCAATATACCGAGCGAGACCCACGAGGGAATTCCACTGCTTACCACGAAAAAGGAGATTGTGTTGTTGAATCTTGATGACGAGGGTAAGTTCGTTACTGAACATGAAGGATATAGAATTTCGGTGAAGCTTGAAGAGGAAACAGGAGATTTCAGCGATGAAGAGAGAATAGAATTGAGGCAAGATGCGGGAGTGGATCCACGGGGCATTGATGGTCTCGTGAGGATGTGCATGGAAGAATTATCTATCATTCTTTTCTACACGATCAAGGGTGAGGAGGCACGTGCCTGGCCTGTCGCAAGGGGGATACGGGTAATCGACGCGGCTGGTAAGATTCACACGGATATGCAGAAAGGTTTCATCAAGGCCGAAGTCCTGGCTTATGATGATTTTATCAGAGCCGGAGGATTTGGTGAAGGCCAGAATCGGGGGTATACCAAGATTGAAGGCAAAGAATATGTAGTACACGACGGTGATATCATTTTGGTTAAATTCCGGGGATGA
- a CDS encoding elongation factor G, which translates to MAENDIRNIGLFGHAGSGKTTIADGLLYLAGANTRFGKVNEQTSVFDTEPEEQEKICSLNLGLASFKHKNVLINLIDTPGYADFVGEAISGIESIDCAIVVVDAVGGIEVGTERLLGEITKKKIPVVFFINKLTKENADFQKTLSTIGEAYKKSVVAVTIPIGETSKLSGVVDVINGKAFEAKGKEIPVPDEMKDAIQKYRDKFIEAAADLDEGLMNKYIEGEKVELPECLDPVKKGVTAGKIAICLAGDAMELIGVSNLLDIAVEFIPTPQMLPDIQVGGKSIKREDSSPFLGYVFKTVVEPHLGEVCYTRIFSGKAKSGDVVDNTTKSSEEKINQIFLIKGKEKTEIEELNTGMIVGLVKLKNTNTGDTLTKGVNVTLPPIVFPTPSISMAIVPKEKGDEEKISTGLTRLHDEDPTFAFAFDPEIKQLIISGIGELHLDIILSRLKRKYSVSVDLVKPRIKYRETFTRKTSAQGKYKKQTGGHGQYGDCWLKVEPRERGAGFEFVDEVVGGAIPSRYIPSVEKGVKEDLEHGFLAGYPLTDIKVIVYDGSYHPVDSSDIAFKIAASMSLKSNAEKGGVVLLEPIQEVEVFVPESFMGDVIGDLNSRRGKIMGMEGEGKIQKIKALVPMAEMYKYSTSLRSMTQGRGFFNMKFSHYEEVPRDVTQKIVDEAKKSKE; encoded by the coding sequence ATGGCTGAAAATGATATCAGGAATATCGGATTATTCGGGCATGCGGGAAGCGGCAAGACGACGATAGCCGACGGACTTCTTTATCTTGCGGGAGCCAACACAAGATTCGGTAAAGTCAACGAGCAAACATCGGTTTTTGACACCGAACCCGAAGAGCAAGAGAAAATTTGCAGCCTCAACCTCGGGCTCGCATCGTTCAAACACAAAAATGTTCTCATCAATCTGATCGACACGCCTGGCTATGCTGACTTCGTTGGCGAGGCAATAAGTGGGATCGAGTCCATTGATTGTGCAATAGTCGTCGTGGATGCCGTCGGAGGTATCGAGGTCGGAACCGAAAGGTTGCTGGGTGAAATAACCAAGAAGAAAATACCAGTCGTGTTTTTCATCAATAAATTGACCAAAGAAAATGCGGATTTTCAGAAAACTCTCTCAACGATCGGCGAAGCATACAAGAAGAGTGTTGTTGCCGTGACAATACCCATAGGAGAAACGAGCAAATTGAGCGGTGTAGTCGATGTCATAAATGGCAAAGCTTTTGAGGCCAAGGGTAAGGAAATCCCAGTTCCGGATGAGATGAAGGATGCTATCCAGAAATACCGCGACAAGTTCATCGAAGCGGCTGCTGACCTTGATGAAGGACTGATGAACAAATACATCGAGGGCGAAAAAGTTGAGTTACCGGAATGCCTCGACCCGGTTAAAAAAGGTGTTACCGCCGGCAAGATCGCAATATGTCTTGCGGGCGATGCAATGGAATTGATCGGTGTAAGCAATCTGCTTGATATTGCCGTTGAGTTTATACCGACCCCGCAAATGCTACCTGACATTCAGGTGGGGGGCAAGAGCATCAAAAGGGAAGATTCTTCACCATTTCTTGGTTATGTATTCAAAACCGTAGTTGAACCACACCTCGGTGAAGTATGCTACACCCGCATATTCAGCGGCAAGGCTAAGAGTGGGGATGTCGTTGACAACACAACAAAATCTTCAGAGGAAAAAATCAATCAGATATTCCTGATAAAGGGAAAAGAGAAGACCGAAATCGAGGAACTAAATACCGGTATGATAGTCGGCTTGGTCAAACTCAAGAACACCAATACCGGCGATACTCTCACGAAGGGGGTGAATGTCACTCTGCCGCCAATAGTATTCCCGACGCCGTCGATATCCATGGCAATCGTGCCAAAAGAAAAAGGTGACGAGGAAAAGATCTCAACAGGACTCACTCGCCTCCACGATGAGGACCCGACATTTGCTTTCGCTTTTGACCCGGAGATCAAACAATTGATAATCTCTGGCATTGGTGAACTGCATCTCGATATCATACTCTCACGATTGAAAAGGAAGTACAGTGTCAGCGTTGACCTCGTGAAACCGCGCATAAAGTATCGCGAGACCTTCACCAGGAAAACCAGCGCTCAAGGTAAGTATAAGAAACAAACCGGTGGGCACGGTCAGTATGGTGATTGCTGGTTGAAAGTCGAGCCCAGGGAAAGAGGAGCTGGCTTTGAATTCGTTGACGAGGTCGTGGGCGGCGCCATACCTTCACGTTATATACCATCGGTCGAGAAAGGAGTCAAAGAAGATTTGGAGCACGGTTTTCTTGCCGGCTACCCGCTAACCGATATAAAGGTCATCGTTTATGATGGTTCGTATCACCCCGTTGACTCGTCGGACATCGCTTTCAAAATCGCGGCATCGATGTCGCTTAAGTCGAACGCCGAAAAGGGTGGCGTAGTATTGCTTGAACCGATCCAAGAAGTGGAAGTCTTTGTGCCCGAGTCTTTCATGGGAGATGTCATCGGTGACCTGAACAGCCGCCGTGGTAAAATAATGGGAATGGAAGGGGAAGGCAAGATACAAAAAATTAAGGCTCTCGTTCCCATGGCAGAAATGTACAAATACTCGACCAGTCTCCGCTCGATGACACAGGGCCGGGGTTTTTTCAACATGAAATTCAGCCATTATGAGGAAGTTCCGCGCGACGTGACCCAGAAGATTGTGGACGAAGCAAAAAAATCTAAAGAGTAG
- the amrS gene encoding AmmeMemoRadiSam system radical SAM enzyme, with the protein MKVEAKHYRTKTDHVECTMCPHLCKIKLDKWGLCRGRKNEAGRLWATNYGETTSIAMDPIEKKPLYHFHPGSQILSIACNSCNMRCPFCQNWEISQVEVQTQYLSPEILQKMSRDHESMGVAYTYTEPLMWFEYLIDAGKAIHEIGGKNVLVTNGLINEDPLRELIPLIDAMNIDLKTMNPDVYKKTLKGDLAAVKRTIETAHKNCHIEITNLLVTGLNDKKTDIDSLVDYVSSIDPNIPLHFSRYYPNYEYTKPPTSVKMIEYAYSKAREKLAYVYIGNLPSEEGAHTVCPKCGNMLIERMYFQAMVKGLDGNKCNKCGEKIPVVV; encoded by the coding sequence ATGAAGGTTGAAGCAAAACACTATAGAACCAAAACAGATCATGTTGAATGCACAATGTGCCCACACTTGTGCAAAATCAAATTGGATAAGTGGGGACTCTGCCGCGGGCGTAAGAATGAAGCGGGTAGATTGTGGGCGACCAATTACGGCGAAACCACTTCGATCGCAATGGACCCCATAGAAAAGAAACCGCTGTACCATTTTCATCCCGGGTCGCAGATACTCTCCATTGCGTGCAACAGCTGCAACATGCGGTGTCCGTTCTGTCAGAACTGGGAAATCTCACAAGTTGAAGTGCAAACCCAGTATCTATCTCCCGAAATACTTCAGAAAATGTCGAGGGACCACGAGTCAATGGGTGTTGCATATACGTACACCGAGCCTTTAATGTGGTTTGAATATTTGATAGACGCAGGAAAGGCTATTCATGAAATTGGTGGCAAGAATGTACTTGTGACCAATGGACTGATCAACGAAGATCCGCTGCGTGAGCTTATACCGCTGATCGATGCTATGAACATCGACCTCAAAACAATGAATCCGGATGTGTACAAAAAAACATTGAAGGGAGACCTGGCCGCAGTTAAGAGAACTATCGAAACTGCACACAAGAATTGTCATATTGAAATCACGAATCTCCTTGTCACTGGATTGAATGACAAGAAAACGGATATCGACAGCTTGGTCGATTATGTCTCTTCCATAGACCCAAATATACCTCTTCACTTTTCGAGATACTACCCCAATTATGAATACACGAAACCTCCAACTTCGGTAAAGATGATCGAATACGCATATTCGAAGGCTCGCGAAAAACTGGCTTATGTCTACATTGGAAACCTGCCATCTGAAGAGGGTGCCCATACGGTCTGCCCGAAATGCGGGAACATGCTCATAGAACGGATGTATTTTCAGGCAATGGTCAAAGGTCTTGACGGGAATAAGTGCAATAAATGCGGGGAGAAGATTCCAGTTGTGGTATGA
- the fba gene encoding class II fructose-1,6-bisphosphate aldolase, translating into MLVNLNKILPKARKNGYAVGAFNTSNLEITQAIISASEALKAPVIVATSEKAIRYAGIENISEMIIGMAKRTKIPVVLHLDHGKSYELCRECIKHGYTSVMIDASHLPFGENVKLTRKVVRYAHARRLTVEAEIGRLAGIEDDVDVTEKEALYTEPHEAKRFAEETECDALAIAIGTSHGAYKFKGKPKLRIDILKEIAGLIRIPLVLHGASGVKTKWINRVNKHGGALEHARGVPDNLIRQAVKNGIAKINTDTDLRIGFTAGLREYLEENPADFDPRKITGRARDLVAEVVTDRIQVFGTKDRL; encoded by the coding sequence ATGTTAGTTAATCTAAATAAAATCCTTCCAAAAGCGCGCAAAAATGGCTATGCCGTGGGCGCGTTCAACACCTCAAACCTGGAAATCACCCAGGCGATCATCAGTGCATCCGAGGCACTAAAAGCGCCGGTGATCGTCGCCACGAGTGAGAAGGCGATCAGGTATGCCGGGATCGAAAATATCTCCGAGATGATCATCGGCATGGCAAAGCGAACAAAAATCCCGGTTGTGCTACACTTAGATCATGGCAAATCCTATGAACTGTGCAGGGAATGCATAAAGCATGGCTACACATCGGTCATGATCGATGCCTCACATCTGCCATTCGGCGAAAATGTGAAGCTGACAAGAAAGGTCGTGCGCTACGCGCACGCAAGGCGGTTGACAGTCGAAGCGGAGATCGGGAGGCTTGCGGGCATTGAAGATGACGTTGACGTCACGGAAAAGGAAGCCCTGTATACGGAGCCGCACGAGGCAAAGAGATTTGCCGAAGAAACCGAATGCGATGCACTGGCGATCGCCATCGGGACTTCGCACGGCGCGTATAAGTTCAAGGGCAAACCAAAATTACGCATCGACATACTAAAGGAAATCGCCGGGTTGATCCGAATACCGCTCGTGCTTCACGGTGCATCCGGCGTTAAAACTAAATGGATCAACCGTGTGAACAAACACGGCGGTGCGCTGGAGCACGCGCGCGGTGTGCCGGACAACCTCATCCGCCAGGCCGTTAAGAATGGCATAGCCAAGATAAACACCGACACTGATTTGAGGATCGGCTTCACGGCAGGGCTTAGGGAATATCTTGAGGAGAACCCTGCTGATTTTGACCCAAGAAAGATCACGGGCCGTGCACGAGACCTGGTCGCCGAAGTTGTAACAGACAGAATACAAGTGTTTGGCACAAAAGATCGCTTGTGA
- a CDS encoding DUF4321 domain-containing protein: MARRKLGHVIAGVIIGGIIGSALSSLLSGIFPKGPVKNFFFSALKVGFSAVEVNLGFFNFTIGLGLNITLVTVIFIFLAIYLLHKL; the protein is encoded by the coding sequence ATGGCAAGACGTAAGTTGGGGCATGTAATCGCCGGTGTAATAATAGGCGGAATTATCGGCTCGGCACTATCATCCCTGCTGAGCGGCATTTTTCCAAAGGGCCCTGTGAAGAACTTTTTCTTCAGCGCACTAAAAGTTGGTTTCTCAGCAGTCGAGGTGAATCTTGGTTTTTTTAACTTTACGATCGGGCTTGGGTTGAACATTACGCTGGTGACAGTAATCTTCATATTCCTGGCTATCTATTTACTGCATAAATTATAG
- the pth gene encoding aminoacyl-tRNA hydrolase encodes MIIFGLGNPGLKYRRTRHNAGYLFLEQLARTSKKRFVDKRQYRQTKLRIRNTPVQLVKPNCWMNQCGLVVRDLLRGEKDDFLVVLDDVNLPLGRMRLRSNGSDGGHLGLRSLIDSLGTCDFPRLRIGIGQPSIDTEDYVLESFNSGEMRILVRVLKHGIEGIRILVRDGFVKAQNHINSIKIELDSDK; translated from the coding sequence ATGATAATTTTTGGGCTTGGTAATCCAGGTCTGAAATATCGAAGAACAAGACATAACGCAGGATACCTCTTCCTTGAACAACTGGCCCGAACGTCAAAAAAGAGATTCGTCGACAAACGACAGTACAGACAAACAAAGCTTCGCATAAGAAATACGCCGGTGCAGCTTGTAAAGCCCAATTGTTGGATGAACCAGTGCGGTTTAGTGGTTCGCGACCTGCTCCGGGGCGAGAAAGATGACTTTCTGGTTGTTCTTGATGACGTCAACTTACCCCTTGGAAGAATGCGTCTGAGAAGTAATGGAAGCGACGGCGGGCATTTGGGGCTACGGTCATTAATAGATAGTCTTGGAACCTGCGACTTTCCCCGTTTGCGAATAGGCATCGGTCAACCCTCGATTGATACCGAAGATTATGTTCTTGAAAGTTTCAATTCAGGGGAGATGAGAATACTCGTCAGGGTGCTGAAACATGGCATAGAAGGAATAAGAATACTGGTGCGCGATGGCTTTGTGAAAGCTCAGAACCACATCAACTCGATTAAGATTGAGTTAGATTCAGACAAATGA
- a CDS encoding ComF family protein encodes MTLLSDVLKAVFDFILPQSCILCNEEIQRGVICDNCLDYLPLVNPPLCVVCGRPIKNGKQCAFCDSESPVDHGRAWILFIPPSDKVIHHFKYRRKTRLAQLLGRAMAGMINADHILSGADTITPIPLFWWKRMRRGYNQSEILSRIVSTETGIGQERLLRRIKHTRTQTRLSTEERRKNVLNAFALSNDSVHDKKILLIDDVLTTGATARECARVLKEHGAAAVYSCVAAITPDKPNTFSRHRPVHPDDPETPE; translated from the coding sequence TTGACCCTTCTGTCAGATGTTCTAAAAGCAGTATTCGACTTCATCTTACCGCAATCCTGTATCCTATGTAACGAAGAAATACAGCGTGGGGTAATTTGTGATAACTGCCTTGATTATCTGCCGCTTGTAAACCCGCCGCTTTGCGTCGTATGCGGACGACCGATAAAGAACGGCAAGCAGTGTGCTTTCTGCGACAGTGAATCACCGGTCGACCATGGACGCGCCTGGATACTCTTCATCCCTCCGTCAGACAAGGTCATTCATCATTTCAAATACCGACGGAAAACTCGCCTCGCACAACTACTTGGCCGGGCGATGGCAGGAATGATCAATGCCGATCATATCTTATCAGGTGCGGACACTATTACGCCGATCCCTTTGTTCTGGTGGAAGAGAATGCGCCGGGGCTACAACCAATCAGAGATTCTATCGCGCATCGTAAGCACGGAAACGGGTATCGGGCAAGAGCGACTGCTGAGAAGAATCAAGCATACCCGAACGCAGACACGACTCAGCACCGAAGAACGCAGGAAAAACGTCCTGAACGCCTTTGCGCTGAGCAATGATAGTGTTCACGATAAAAAGATACTGCTGATCGACGACGTGCTCACCACTGGTGCAACGGCGAGGGAATGCGCCCGTGTTCTGAAAGAGCACGGTGCGGCTGCGGTCTATTCATGTGTCGCGGCGATCACGCCGGATAAACCCAACACTTTTTCTCGTCATCGTCCGGTTCACCCGGACGATCCAGAAACGCCAGAATGA
- a CDS encoding aldehyde dehydrogenase family protein, which yields MFIKGKRVVRDKKIEVINPYNDQIVETLGRSENADVKEALAIAQKGFDILRKMPAGERSRILEKTAQIIISRRDDFSRAIALESGKTINEARSEADRAANTMKLSAIAALKLTGETVRFDLGGQSKKLGFFMRVPLGIVLAITPFNFPLNLSCHKIGPAIAAGNAVIHKPATKTPISGVMLAEALVEAGLPVEGISVLTGPGSTIGMTLIKDPLVKKISFTGSLEVGETITANCGMKRVTMELGSNSAVIACKDAPLEILAKKVRKGGYTLAGQVCISIQRVYVEDTVADDLLGMLTDEVKHIKYGDQLLEHTEMGPMIDNAALEKAELFCEDAVKKGGKVIVGGKREGSIFTPTIIYNVPEDALVIQEEAFAPIVAVNAFNGIDDAIQKVNNTKYGLQAGVFTRDITKALQCAREIDAGGVLINEIPTYRVDNMPYGGTKGSGIGREGPDFAIREMTEEKLVILDQI from the coding sequence ATGTTTATCAAAGGTAAAAGAGTAGTAAGGGACAAAAAGATCGAGGTCATTAATCCCTACAATGATCAAATTGTTGAGACGCTCGGTAGGAGCGAAAACGCAGATGTCAAAGAAGCACTGGCTATCGCTCAGAAAGGATTCGATATACTGAGGAAAATGCCCGCTGGCGAAAGGTCAAGGATCTTAGAAAAAACGGCGCAGATAATAATTTCACGCAGAGACGACTTCAGCCGTGCCATAGCCCTTGAATCCGGCAAAACAATCAACGAAGCGCGTAGTGAAGCTGACCGCGCCGCTAACACTATGAAACTGTCAGCCATCGCAGCACTAAAATTGACCGGCGAGACCGTTCGTTTTGACCTTGGTGGACAATCCAAGAAATTGGGTTTTTTCATGCGGGTTCCGCTGGGAATCGTTCTGGCTATCACACCCTTCAATTTCCCCCTTAATCTATCTTGCCACAAAATCGGGCCAGCTATTGCAGCAGGCAATGCGGTTATTCACAAGCCAGCAACAAAAACACCGATATCTGGCGTGATGCTGGCCGAAGCCCTGGTGGAAGCCGGTCTTCCGGTTGAGGGAATCTCGGTTCTGACCGGTCCTGGCAGTACTATCGGCATGACACTCATCAAGGACCCGCTCGTTAAGAAAATAAGTTTCACCGGCTCCCTCGAAGTTGGAGAAACAATCACCGCCAATTGTGGTATGAAACGAGTGACAATGGAACTTGGCTCCAACTCCGCAGTCATCGCATGCAAAGATGCGCCACTCGAGATTCTCGCAAAGAAAGTACGCAAGGGTGGGTATACCCTTGCCGGGCAGGTCTGTATCTCAATCCAGCGAGTGTACGTTGAAGATACGGTTGCCGATGACCTTCTCGGCATGCTTACGGATGAAGTTAAACACATAAAATACGGGGACCAACTTCTCGAGCATACCGAGATGGGCCCGATGATCGACAATGCTGCGTTGGAAAAAGCGGAATTATTCTGTGAGGATGCAGTAAAAAAAGGTGGGAAGGTCATTGTCGGCGGCAAAAGAGAAGGTAGCATTTTCACGCCAACGATCATCTATAATGTGCCGGAGGATGCTCTGGTTATTCAGGAAGAGGCATTTGCACCGATCGTTGCAGTCAACGCATTTAATGGAATCGACGATGCGATTCAAAAAGTCAACAACACAAAATATGGCTTACAGGCAGGGGTCTTCACACGGGACATCACCAAGGCACTCCAGTGCGCGCGCGAAATCGACGCCGGAGGAGTACTGATCAATGAAATTCCCACGTACAGAGTCGACAATATGCCTTATGGCGGTACAAAAGGAAGCGGCATTGGCCGCGAAGGTCCCGATTTTGCGATTAGGGAAATGACGGAAGAGAAACTCGTTATACTCGACCAGATATAG
- a CDS encoding FAD:protein FMN transferase — protein MKKPFLITPAVLCILLMFVLCGVPPKEYSYSNFLFGAQCNVKFQFIHEYRAKEIIDVLDLELTRLDSLLNYFSDKSLLSELNRNSRVKAPSDIVFLVTLSDSVSRLTGGLFDITIAPLLEIWGFYLGEPKMPGAGEISRAIGLVDYTKIQIKEDSIIIEPGMRVDLGGIAQGFAADRAADILRQNHVKSAIIDIGGEIITIGRSPEKRPWRVGIRNPRGGGVIETIDMKDSAVSTSGDYEKFFIIGNQRHPHILNPHTGLPAKEFASVTVCADNAAFADAMSTAIAVMGATRGIQFLDSLGIKGIIYYERNGELERLSNR, from the coding sequence GTGAAAAAACCTTTTCTCATCACACCAGCCGTTCTTTGCATTCTGTTAATGTTCGTTTTATGCGGCGTGCCACCGAAGGAGTACAGTTACAGCAATTTTCTGTTTGGTGCACAGTGTAACGTGAAATTTCAATTCATTCATGAATACCGTGCAAAAGAGATTATTGATGTTCTCGATCTGGAACTCACGCGGCTTGATTCGCTGTTGAATTACTTTAGTGACAAAAGTCTGCTGAGTGAACTGAACCGCAATTCGCGGGTAAAGGCTCCGAGTGACATAGTCTTTCTTGTTACACTTAGCGACTCGGTCTCGCGGCTGACCGGCGGTCTTTTCGATATTACAATAGCCCCGTTACTCGAGATTTGGGGTTTCTACCTTGGAGAGCCAAAGATGCCCGGTGCGGGCGAAATTTCCCGCGCAATAGGTCTCGTTGATTACACAAAAATCCAGATAAAAGAAGATTCAATTATCATCGAACCAGGTATGCGCGTTGACCTTGGCGGCATTGCCCAAGGGTTTGCCGCGGACCGTGCCGCGGATATTCTCAGGCAGAATCATGTGAAGTCGGCAATAATAGACATCGGCGGTGAGATCATTACAATAGGACGATCGCCCGAGAAGAGACCGTGGCGTGTGGGCATCCGCAACCCGCGTGGTGGAGGTGTGATCGAAACCATTGATATGAAAGATTCTGCCGTCTCTACGTCCGGTGATTACGAGAAATTTTTCATCATCGGCAACCAGCGTCACCCGCACATCCTGAATCCGCATACTGGTCTACCAGCAAAGGAGTTCGCTTCGGTAACCGTGTGCGCTGACAATGCCGCATTTGCTGACGCGATGTCAACGGCGATCGCCGTCATGGGCGCGACAAGAGGCATTCAATTCCTTGATTCACTCGGAATAAAAGGTATAATATATTATGAGCGCAATGGTGAACTGGAGAGACTTTCCAACAGATGA